From Pseudovibrio sp. Tun.PSC04-5.I4, a single genomic window includes:
- a CDS encoding helix-turn-helix domain-containing protein gives MAKRNSQMTWDEHTIKAELHRHRMTIEQLARQKEVHRNTLSRALKTGTGIGASVISKFLGIPVDELWPHRKASSPHVIYDSELHGPSASQKKQLHADTPLSEAEVAA, from the coding sequence ATGGCTAAGCGTAATTCCCAAATGACTTGGGATGAACATACCATAAAGGCCGAGCTACATCGGCATAGAATGACCATCGAACAATTGGCCCGACAAAAAGAGGTCCACCGCAACACTCTTTCCAGAGCGCTTAAAACCGGAACAGGCATCGGCGCAAGTGTTATCTCTAAATTCCTTGGTATTCCAGTGGACGAGTTATGGCCACATCGCAAAGCGTCGTCACCCCATGTAATCTACGATAGCGAATTGCACGGGCCTAGCGCAAGTCAGAAAAAGCAGCTGCATGCTGACACTCCTCTCTCCGAGGCAGAGGTGGCGGCATGA
- a CDS encoding S24 family peptidase — protein sequence MEPGPTHPTFRIELGRRIEEIVGKYQTKSEAAEIAGVSVEQLNKWISGKVKVPVEGVHSLAAGMDIDLSWVFTGVQALTSKPKANVTLKSDFTIIPRVNVHLAAGSGTLNGDTIENLEDIPFTKSFLGGKLGRTSTDGLIILTADGDSMDPLIADGDLVMVDKKRNTLSDGVYAFVYGGLARVKYLRPTLQGDIEVISQNPIHKDELLKRSELEDFHIIGKVVWCGHRFN from the coding sequence ATGGAACCGGGACCAACTCATCCCACTTTTCGAATAGAACTGGGACGCCGAATTGAGGAGATAGTAGGGAAGTATCAAACTAAGTCAGAAGCTGCTGAAATTGCGGGTGTTTCTGTCGAGCAACTCAATAAATGGATATCTGGAAAAGTAAAAGTGCCCGTTGAAGGTGTTCACTCACTGGCAGCCGGTATGGATATCGATTTAAGTTGGGTATTTACCGGCGTCCAAGCTTTAACATCCAAGCCAAAAGCTAATGTGACGCTTAAAAGCGATTTCACCATAATCCCACGCGTTAACGTACATCTGGCTGCTGGTAGCGGTACTTTGAATGGCGATACCATTGAAAATCTAGAAGATATTCCATTCACGAAAAGCTTTTTGGGCGGAAAACTAGGCAGAACCTCAACGGATGGCCTGATCATCCTCACCGCTGACGGAGACAGCATGGATCCCCTCATTGCTGACGGCGACTTAGTGATGGTTGATAAAAAGCGTAATACACTATCCGATGGCGTCTACGCCTTTGTTTACGGCGGACTGGCACGTGTGAAGTACCTTCGCCCAACCCTTCAAGGTGACATTGAAGTGATCAGCCAAAATCCCATACATAAAGACGAGCTACTAAAGCGCTCTGAGTTGGAAGATTTTCATATCATCGGAAAAGTTGTGTGGTGCGGGCATCGCTTCAACTGA
- a CDS encoding SDR family oxidoreductase, which translates to MSGRLEGKTAIITGGAAGFGEGIARKYAAEGAAVVIADLNGIAAKNLAEAIGPNGYSIETDVTVRSDVRAMVAYAVEKTGRLDIIVNNAGYTHRNCPMTQVDENNFDRILEVNAKAIYLTSCEVIPEFEKQGSGVIINTASTAGIRPRPGLTWYNASKGWVIIATKSMAVELAPKNIRVNALCPVAGETDMLELFMGEDTPEKRQQFRESIPLGRFSKPEDIANAALWLASEEAQFITGVALEVDGGRTI; encoded by the coding sequence GTGTCCGGAAGATTGGAAGGAAAGACCGCAATCATAACAGGCGGCGCAGCCGGATTTGGTGAAGGCATCGCCCGTAAATATGCGGCAGAAGGAGCAGCTGTTGTCATTGCTGATTTGAACGGTATCGCCGCGAAAAATCTTGCAGAAGCGATTGGGCCCAACGGATATTCCATTGAGACAGACGTAACCGTTCGTTCAGACGTGAGGGCAATGGTTGCCTACGCGGTTGAAAAGACGGGCCGTTTGGACATCATAGTCAACAACGCCGGTTACACTCATCGCAATTGCCCGATGACGCAAGTTGATGAAAATAACTTCGACCGAATATTAGAAGTGAATGCCAAAGCCATTTATCTCACCAGTTGTGAGGTCATTCCAGAGTTTGAGAAACAAGGCAGTGGCGTCATCATCAACACTGCATCGACGGCAGGCATTCGTCCGCGCCCGGGTCTAACTTGGTACAATGCTTCTAAAGGCTGGGTCATCATTGCGACCAAATCTATGGCGGTAGAACTTGCCCCAAAAAACATTCGTGTGAATGCTTTATGCCCGGTTGCAGGAGAAACCGACATGCTTGAGCTATTCATGGGAGAAGACACGCCAGAAAAGCGCCAGCAATTCAGGGAAAGCATCCCTCTTGGACGGTTCTCCAAACCAGAAGATATTGCCAATGCAGCCCTCTGGCTGGCCTCGGAAGAGGCACAGTTTATCACTGGTGTTGCATTGGAAGTCGATGGCGGCAGAACGATCTGA
- a CDS encoding aldehyde dehydrogenase family protein, with amino-acid sequence MTGYGAALSSQDLKKYKALVGGEQCEASSGETIDMICPSTGLPFATIPRCSAADVGRAVSCAKTALASSDWAGLSAGERGKRLYRLSELLTQNREYLAQLEARDTGKPLAQGYGDIDAAIQYFAFYAGAADKITGETLPIGVDFLAMTVREPHGVVVSIVPWNYPMQIFARVAGAALAMGNTLVVKPSEDACLTVIETANLALEAGIPPGVLNILTGLGEEAGAALSYNPEIDFITFTGSLEVGTMIQSAAARNHIGCTLELGGKSPQIIFEDADLNKALPVIKDCILKNAGQTCSAGSRLLVHQSRWEEVVDTLRMSFKSLVSGSYEANLDLGPLINAAQVRRVNAFCDQAEADGVALIGEGTIAPAAPSEGYYTTAKVYGPVPIDHALAQDEVFGPVLSLIPFRTEEEAVRIANGTPYGLVAGIWTKDISRATRVAKAVRSGQVFVNTYGAGGGVELPFGGVKKSGHGREKGFEALKEFSVLKTIVVNHA; translated from the coding sequence ATGACAGGGTATGGCGCAGCACTCAGTTCACAAGACTTGAAGAAATACAAGGCCTTAGTAGGTGGTGAGCAATGTGAGGCATCGTCTGGCGAAACGATAGACATGATTTGCCCAAGCACAGGATTGCCGTTTGCAACGATTCCCCGGTGCAGCGCAGCTGATGTTGGAAGAGCCGTTAGCTGTGCTAAAACAGCACTGGCGTCCAGTGATTGGGCTGGCCTTTCTGCTGGTGAGCGTGGCAAGCGTTTATACCGTCTATCAGAGCTGCTGACACAAAATCGGGAGTATCTGGCTCAACTGGAAGCGCGCGATACTGGCAAGCCTCTAGCGCAAGGTTATGGCGACATCGATGCAGCCATTCAGTATTTTGCATTCTATGCTGGTGCAGCGGACAAAATCACCGGAGAAACCTTGCCAATTGGCGTTGATTTTCTGGCGATGACAGTGCGCGAACCTCACGGGGTGGTGGTGTCAATCGTGCCATGGAACTACCCCATGCAGATCTTTGCGCGGGTCGCAGGTGCGGCACTTGCCATGGGCAATACTCTGGTCGTGAAGCCCTCTGAAGATGCGTGCCTGACAGTCATCGAAACCGCAAATCTGGCGTTGGAAGCCGGTATTCCTCCAGGTGTCCTGAACATTCTGACGGGTCTGGGAGAGGAAGCAGGCGCAGCGCTCTCCTATAATCCGGAAATTGATTTCATCACCTTCACTGGATCACTGGAAGTCGGCACCATGATCCAGTCAGCCGCCGCTCGCAATCACATCGGATGCACACTGGAACTCGGCGGTAAGTCCCCCCAGATCATTTTTGAAGATGCTGACCTCAATAAAGCGTTGCCAGTCATCAAAGACTGCATCTTGAAAAACGCTGGTCAAACCTGTTCAGCCGGGTCACGGCTTCTGGTCCATCAAAGCAGGTGGGAAGAAGTCGTTGATACACTCAGGATGAGCTTTAAAAGTCTCGTCTCGGGGTCCTATGAGGCGAATCTGGATTTGGGACCTCTCATCAATGCCGCTCAAGTGCGACGTGTGAACGCGTTCTGTGATCAGGCTGAGGCGGATGGTGTCGCTCTTATCGGAGAAGGAACAATCGCTCCTGCTGCGCCTTCAGAAGGCTACTACACCACTGCAAAAGTATATGGACCAGTCCCGATAGACCATGCCTTGGCGCAAGATGAGGTGTTTGGCCCCGTCTTGTCTCTCATTCCGTTCAGAACGGAAGAGGAGGCTGTTCGCATTGCCAATGGAACGCCTTATGGCCTTGTTGCTGGGATATGGACAAAAGACATCAGCAGAGCAACGCGTGTTGCAAAGGCCGTGCGTTCTGGTCAGGTTTTCGTAAACACATACGGTGCGGGCGGAGGTGTTGAACTCCCGTTCGGAGGTGTGAAAAAATCCGGTCATGGAAGAGAAAAGGGCTTTGAAGCCTTGAAAGAATTTTCGGTTCTAAAGACCATTGTTGTCAATCACGCCTAA